The following is a genomic window from Strix aluco isolate bStrAlu1 chromosome 3, bStrAlu1.hap1, whole genome shotgun sequence.
CAGTATCAAACCAAAATCAAGTGTATTTCATATACACacctctattttttaaaatacaatatgtACAAGAACAGTTTTCTTCCTCCATCTCATTTTTGGTTCATCAAGACTAGCCACAGATTGGAAAAAGCAATTTATTATCGAAGAGACACTAGAAGAGTCAGTGCATaaactatatatacacacacaaactgcTCTCTTTGTAAGAGACTGAAATGCGCATTTCGGCTGATCCAGTTGTTGATCAATTATCAATCATTTCTAAAAAAGCATCAAACAGAATACATTGGCATCACAAGAAACAAAATCCAGGTTCTTTCTAAAtccctgtttttatttttaaaatgatttcttAAATTAATATTCATCATATAATGATGAATCGTATAATGCTGCCAGTTGCTGCAAACTACTGAAGCAGTCTCCCAATATCCATGTTAATCTTGTCTGTAACGTCCCACAAATCAGCATCCTAATTCCAACATGAAGCTGCAAGCTCTCAAAGTGCACAGAAAACTAAGCAGTAAGCTTGTTTGTTTATATCTCGATTTGTGACATTTGGTTAAGTGGCTCCACCTGCTGTTTTTATAACTAAGAAAATgaagtattattaaaaaaacccaaaacaatgaCAGAATTCTGACTGCAGTAAGATGAATTATCAGTTGTGATCTCGCCACCATGTGAAATTTTTATGACGAACAAAAATCTTTAAGacagtatttgaaaatataaCATTCACATGTTTACCAAAAAAAGAGCCCACTTTtgaaagtgagagagaaaaagacaaaaatctcagTACTTAAATGTAGCATGaagtattttcagaaaagcaggaagCTTTCTCCAGTTTCATTCATCAAGATACAAGTCTGATGACTTGCTAATTCatttagctgttttttttttttttccctttcctcaacAGCTTGCATCTACTTGCACAGCATCTTTTAAACTCTCTGATGACCCTAAATATATTGAAGCCAAATAAAATTCTAGCGGCCTTATAGCTCACAACAGAACTCCATCAAATTTGCACTTGTTACTTGTAAAAGCTCTGAGACACTTTTGCTCTAAAAGTCAGGTTCTCAGTGACCAAACACAGTATTAGAAACTTGACTTCTATGAGGTTCAAGTTAAGTTAATCCTTCACACATTTCACTACCATGCTACAAGTCTGCAAATCTGTTACAGCTGCCCTGGTTGacctgtttttctctctctcacaggTGTGCAGATAAGGGGTGAACAAGGACCCCCTGGTCCCCCAGGCCCTATTGGACCAAGAGGACAACCAGGTCCTGCAGGAAAGCCAGGGTTTGGAAGTCCTGGCCCCCAAGGCCCTCCTGGTCCCCCAGGACCACCTGGATTTTCTGCAGTTGGAAAGCCAGGCATGCCAGGTCTACCAGGAAAGCCAGGAGACAGAGGACTAAATGGTGAGAAAGGAGAAGCCGGACCTGTTGGGCTCCCAGGGGCAAGAGGTCCACAAGGACCCCCCGGCACTCCCGGCCCCGCAGGACTGTCCGTTCCTGGCAAGCCAGGACCACAAGGCCCTCCAGGAGCTCAAGGACCAAGGGGCCTccctggggagaagggagagccaGGTATCCCTGGTATAAATggacaaaaaggagaaaatggatTTGGCGTTCCAGGCCGCCCAGGTAGCAGGGGTCTTCCAGGCCCACAGGGACCCCGGGGCCTCCCTGGTCCTGCTGGGGTAGGGAAGCCTGGCGAAAACGGTCTTCCAGGTCAGCCAGGGATGAAAGGTGACAGAGGTTTACCAGGTGCACCTGGAGCGGCTGGTATCCCAGGTCCCCAGGGTCCCCCAGGAGAGCCTGGAGAAGCTGGCATTGGCAAGCCTGGGCCAATGGGACCACCAGGAGCAGCAGGCATCCCCGGAGCCAAGGGACACCCTGGACCTGCAGGCTTGCCTGGATCCCCGGGTCTTCCAGGATTTGGAAAGCCAGGATTGCCAGGGATGAAGGGACACAGAGGGCCTGAAGGTCCTCCTGGCCTTCCAGGACCTAAAGGAGACCAAGGCCCAGCTGGTGTGCCAGGAGAACCAGGGCCTGCTGGGCCACCAGGGAACTTGGGCCCTCAAGGACTCAAAGGCTTGCCCGGTGAGAATGGCCTACCTGGGCCCAAAGGTGACATGGGCCCTGCAGGCCTCCCAGGATTCCCAGGGGCCAAGGGTGAACGAGGTCTACCAGGATTAGAGGGAAAACCAGGATACCCGGGTGAGCAGGGTCTTGCTGGTCCCAAGGGACACCCAGGTTTCCCAGGTCCAAAAGGTGACACTGGCCATGCTGGGCTACCTGGCCTGCCCGGTCCAGTGGGTCCGCAAGGAGTTAAGGGAGTGCCAGGGATCAATGGCGAGCCAGGCCCCCGAGGGCCGTCAGGAATACCTGGGATCAGAGGCCCCATTGGCCCCCCTGGCCTGCCAGGAGCCCCCGGTGCGAAGGGTGAGCCAGGAGCACCAGGGCTGCCAGGCCCAGCAGGTATTTCTACTAAAGGCTTAAGTGGACCCATGGGACCACCTGGACCCCCCGGGCCTAAAGGCAACAATGGAGAGCCTGGTTTGCCAGGCCCCCCAGGTCCTCCTGGTCCCCCCGGCCAAGCTGTAGTCCCACAGATGCCTGAAAGCTATGTTAAAGCAGGAGAGTCTCGGGAGCTGTCAGGAATGTCTTTCATAAAAGGAGGAGTAAACCAAGCTCTTACAGGGATGCCAGTGTCTGCTTTCAGTGTCATCCTCTCAAAAGCCTACCCTGGAGCAACAGTACCCATCAAATTTGATAAAATCTTGTACAATAGGCAACAACACTATGACCCCAGAACAGGAATCTTCACCTGCAGGATCCCTGGACTGTACT
Proteins encoded in this region:
- the COL10A1 gene encoding collagen alpha-1(X) chain, which produces MHLQISLLLLFCLNIVHGSDGYFSERYQKQSSIKGPHFLPFNVKSQGVQIRGEQGPPGPPGPIGPRGQPGPAGKPGFGSPGPQGPPGPPGPPGFSAVGKPGMPGLPGKPGDRGLNGEKGEAGPVGLPGARGPQGPPGTPGPAGLSVPGKPGPQGPPGAQGPRGLPGEKGEPGIPGINGQKGENGFGVPGRPGSRGLPGPQGPRGLPGPAGVGKPGENGLPGQPGMKGDRGLPGAPGAAGIPGPQGPPGEPGEAGIGKPGPMGPPGAAGIPGAKGHPGPAGLPGSPGLPGFGKPGLPGMKGHRGPEGPPGLPGPKGDQGPAGVPGEPGPAGPPGNLGPQGLKGLPGENGLPGPKGDMGPAGLPGFPGAKGERGLPGLEGKPGYPGEQGLAGPKGHPGFPGPKGDTGHAGLPGLPGPVGPQGVKGVPGINGEPGPRGPSGIPGIRGPIGPPGLPGAPGAKGEPGAPGLPGPAGISTKGLSGPMGPPGPPGPKGNNGEPGLPGPPGPPGPPGQAVVPQMPESYVKAGESRELSGMSFIKGGVNQALTGMPVSAFSVILSKAYPGATVPIKFDKILYNRQQHYDPRTGIFTCRIPGLYYFSYHVHAKGTNVWVALYKNGSPLMYTYDEYKKGYLDQASGSAVIDLMENDQVWLQLPNSESNGLYSSDYVHSSFSGFLFAHI